In a single window of the Coffea eugenioides isolate CCC68of chromosome 3, Ceug_1.0, whole genome shotgun sequence genome:
- the LOC113766222 gene encoding flavin-containing monooxygenase FMO GS-OX-like 5, translating to MTLLNQLTGSTQNVHRQQSNNKERYKYHFPFLEINGIVAVDDNRVGPLYKHIFPPALAPWLSFVGLPWKVVPFPLFEFQSKWIAGTLCGRLSLPSPKEMMADIQAFYSSMEASGTPKRYTHNMAGYQFEYDDWLAAQCGCLPTEEWRKQMYVETSMRKRSQPETYRDQWEDEHLVRQAQADFSQYFSKVPSS from the exons ATGACTCTCCTAAATCAATTAACTGGAAGCACACAAAATGTTCATAGGCAACAATCAAATAACAAAGAAAG GTACAAATATCACTTTCCGTTCCTTGAAATTAATGGCATTGTAGCTGTGGATGATAACCGTGTGGGGCCACTTTACAAGCATATTTTTCCTCCAGCTTTAGCGCCATGGCTTTCATTCGTTGGGTTGCCGTGGAAG GTTGTACCTTTCCCCTTGTTTGAATTTCAGAGCAAGTGGATAGCTGGTACTCTGTGTGGTCGGCTTTCACTTCCTTCTCCCAAGGAGATGATGGCTGATATTCAAGCTTTCTACTCATCAATGGAAGCATCTGGCACTCCAAAGCGGTATACTCATAACATGGCTGGTTATCAG TTCGAATATGACGATTGGTTGGCTGCTCAGTGTGGTTGTCTGCCGACTGAAGAATGGAGAAAGCAGATGTATGTTGAAACTTCCATGAGAAAGAGGTCTCAGCCTGAGACATACAGAGACCAGTGGGAAGATGAACACTTGGTCAGACAGGCACAAGCTGATTTTTCACAGTACTTTTCAAAAGTTCCCAGTAGCTAG